The following is a genomic window from Pectobacterium carotovorum.
CTCTAATGTTTTAGAGAAACAGGCGGCCTCTTCTCTTCCTCTTTATTTGCGTTCCTCATATTTGCTGCGCTTATGCTGATAGAGTAACTCGTCTGCTTTGAGCATCGCTACTTCCAGCGTGTCACTCGGGTGTAGCTGATGAGCACCCCAGGAAAATGCCACAAGTTTTTCTTTATCAATGGTGAGCAAATGTTCCTGTGCGCGGGCAATGACGTCACGGGATTTTGTCAGCGAATAATCAATAAGAATCAAACAGAATTCATCTCCCCCAAGCCGTATGCCATAGTCACTTTTGCGAATAGCATTCCCCAGCGCTAACCCCAGATATTGTATTGCCTTGTCGCCCATGTGGTGGCCGAGAGAATCGTTTATTCTTTTCAGACCATCACTGTCAATGGCAATCACCGTGACAGGGATGTTCCTGTCAACGAGTGTCCGAATTTTTTTATCAAGCTCAGGCGTAATGACTTTTCTATTGTAGAGACCGGTCATCGCATCGGTAACATTATCTCTGGAAAGCGATTCTTGTTTTTTTAGCTGCTTACTGGCATATCGACATAATATCCAGGTTACCAGAGTGTAAAGTAAGAGCAGCCAGATATTCGCAATAATGACATAGATAGCATCTAGCTTAACATGCAGGGTGTAATACTGAGTGATACTATCTTTGTGATTGATTAAATCAAAAGATTTTATGCTCGGTTTATGAAAAATAATATTTGCACCAGTTGCATTATCAGTCACATAAAGAGAAAGAAATCTCCAGAGCAGAGGACGGTCGACTGTTTTAAAAGAAATAGCAAGATCGTTAATGTTGATGTCGGTAATCAGGATTCCTTTCACCTTATCACTCAGGAAAACCGGAGTAAGCATGCTGATGATATTATTTCTAGTGTAACCATCCTGGTAAATATGAGAAACAATGTTTTCACCCCGAATGAGGTCATCTAGCGCATTGTCATCAATGGTAATGGTATGTGCACTACGCGCTATATTGATGCCACTGCCATTCCTCACTAACCAGTTATTGAATGTATAGTTACGCGTATCGACCAGTCGATTAATATAAATATAATTATGTGAAAGGTCGATATAGTATCTGATATTCCTGAAAGCATAATGGGTATAGTTTGAAAAACTGTATTTTGGTAATACATCATTTTCGGTTCTGTGAATAACGGACAACGCACCAATATCTCTACCCCATTCCTCACACGATGTGTTCAGTGTCTGAAAGGTGCCTTCAAGATTTTTCATGGTTTTTGTCACAAGGTTGAATCCGGATATGCTGCCTTCGGTTTCAACATGCTGACATATCTCTGCTAGCTCAGTATCGGAATGGTTATCTGGATATATCCTGGAAAAAAAAGCCCGCGAAAGTTGGGTAGCGATGCTCTGGTTGATGGATTCTTCATGGAACAGTGCTGATTTGCCATTTTCGGCTACATACCCCATATAGCTCTGTAAATTGCGCAGTTCATGGAAGAGCAGAGCAGTGAAAAGTGAAGTGGTGCAGGCCACAATGAATACAACCGCACTAATATATTTTTTCCTGGACAAGATGGCTAACTCCCTGTTGTAGCAACAAGAAATAATGCTAAGTATAGCACTAATCAAATCCTGTCCTGATGAAGCGTGCGCCAGGCGCCCACTGCGCGTAAGCGCGTTCCTTTAGAGTGATGTAGGATAGTCAGTATGTGGAAGCTTTCTAAAATTAAATGGCTTGTTTAGGCGGGATACTTACAGAGCGTCGTCGCTCAGCACGGTTGGTGGTTTGAGATAGTTGGCGATTGATCAGATCGCCAACCCGGACTGAGACTGCTTTAAGTGATTTACTATTTGGCGGCGTTATTTAGCCAAGAGTTCTCTGCGAACGATTTCTGCGCCTGCACTTAACGCATTGAGTTTGCCTCTTGCGACGCGACGAGATAACGGAGCCATGCCACAGTTGGTAGATGGATAGAGTTTGTCGGCATCCACAAACTGAAGCGCTTTTCGTAACGTATCAGCGACTTCTTCTGGCGTCTCAATGGTATTGGTTGCCACGTCAATGGCGCCTACCATCACTTTTTTACCGCGAATGAGTTCAATCAGATCCATCGGAACACGGGAGTTCTGACATTCCAGTGAAATGATATCGATGGCCGATTTTTGCAATTTAGGGAAAATTTCTTCATATTGCCGCCACTCGGATCCCAGCGTCTTTTTCCAATCGGTATTGGCTTTGATGCCATAGCCATAGCAAATATGTACCGCAGTTTCACATTTAAGCCCTTCAACGGCTCTTTCTAACGCGGCAATGCCCCAATCATTTACCTCATCAAAGAAAACATTAAATGCGGGTTCATCAAACTGGATAATGTCGACACCCGCCGCCTCTAACTCTTTCGCTTCTTGATTCAGAATGGTGGCGAATTCCCAGGCGAGTTTTTCGCGACTTTTATAGTGGCTATCATAAAGCGTATCGATCATTGTCATGGGGCCAGGCAGGGCCCATTTGATCGGTTGAGTCGTGTGCTGACGTAAAAATTTGGCGTCTTCAACAAAAACAGGCTTTTGGCGAACCACTGCACCAATGACTGTCGGCACACTCGCGTCATAGCGATTACGAATTTTAACGATCTCACGTTTCTCGAAATCAACACCGCTGAGGTGCTCAATAAACGTCGTGACAAAATGTTGGCGCGTTTGCTCGCCGTCGCTGACAATATCAATCCCTGCCTGTAGTTGATCTGCCAGGCTCAAACGTAGCGCATCTTGTTTGCCCTCAACCAATTCCTCACCTTGTAATTTCCAGGGTGACCAAAGTGTCTCAGGCTGCGCCAGCCAAGAGGGTTTCGGTAAACTGCCAGCGGTTGAGGTGGGTAACAATATTTTCATAATAATCGGTGACCTTGTGTGTTTGGTTAATCAAAGAACGTAATTAGCAGACCATTGCTCAAGAATAGCGTGGTATGGTTTGATAAAGTTTTTCTCCGTAAACTTTCCCTGCTCAATAGCCAACAGGCTACGTTCTTCTCGATCGTAAACAATTTGAGTGAATGAATGATCCTGATGATTCAGGCTTGGCTGATAGCATTGACCTGCCGGAGAGTTCGCATTGTAAATCTCAGGTCGGTAAATCTTTTGAAACGTCTCCATCGTGGAGATGGTGCTGATCAGCTCAAGATTCGTGTAATCACTCAGTAAGTCACCAGAAAAATAGAAGGCTAAAGGCGCAACGCTATTTGGCGGCATAAAATAGCGAGCCTGTAACCCCATTTTATGGAAGTATTGGTCGGTCAATGAATACTCATCTTGCTGGTATTCGATGCCTAATACAGGATGCTGATTTCCCGTCCGATGATAGGTATTTTTACTTGAAACACTGAGGCATATCACTGGCGCTTTACTAAACGTCTCTTTGTAGCTCTTCGAATTCACGAAGCATTTAAAGATATTTCCATGCAGATCGCCAAAGTTATCGGGGGTGCTAAATCCAGGGTTGCTCTTATTATGATCTGACAGCAATACGCTAAAGTCATAATCTCGCACGTAGGAGGAGAAATTATTCCCTACAATCCCTTCAATGCGCGTGTTGGTTTTTTTATCAACAACATTCGTTTTCAATATTTCAATGACCGGGAAAGTGTTGCCATTGCCTTCAATATCAATTTCAACGGAAATGATATCGAGTTCGACAGCGTAACGATCGCTTTTAGGATTATCCCAATGCGCCAGAGAATTGAAACGGTTGTCAATCATTGTTAAGGCGTTGCGCAAGTTTTCCTGGCGGTTCTTTCCTCTCGCCAAATTCGCAAAGTTGGTCGTGATACGCGTATTTTCGGACGGGTTATAATTCTCATCGAAACGCGTGTTCTTAATCGTAAATGTAAAATTCTTATTCATCGCGATCTAACATCCTAATTGTTGATATCAACCTGATTTTATGTCTTTTTTTTCGAAGATTTTCAGGTCTTATCATTCAGCAGATTTCATATTGTCTCTAACTACTTGTCGCTAACTACTGCAACTGCACAATTTATGCCAGAGTCACTACGTGAGTAAAAGTGATTTAATTTCAATAGACATGAGCCATCTTCATGACTTGGGGGACGGTTCGCATCGGCGCCGTTGTAACGCCCCCTGTTAAACAGGGTTTATTTTTATAATTCATGTGGTTAGTGGTAGGTGCTTGCATGGTTTTATGGTAAGGCTAAAGTGGAAAAGCTTACCAGTTTTTCACGTCTAAGGGACTGAGGCGTCCTCGTTTGGTTCCTTGCCCCTATATGGATGACTGGAAAACGAAGTAAGAATGGTATTATTCAGGCCAGATGATGCACGCATCAACGGACATAGACCTTAACCCCTGGGGACGACTGATGAACAATGAAATACCGCTTAAATTTTATGACATTACAGATGAGTATTCGACGGAATCCGAAAAGCCGGTGAGCGAGTCGGAACGTGATGCTGTGGCACGCTATTTCCAACTGCTGATCACCCGCTTAATGAATAATGAAGAAATCAGCGAAGAGGCGCAGCAAGAGATGGCCAGTGAAGCCGGTATCGACGCGCATCGTATTGATGAGATCGCGACGTTCCTGAATCAATGGGGCAATGAGTAGCGCTTGTTGAGAGCATGTTGCAAAGGATGCAGGGTGAGTGTGGTTGTGTCCGCTTCCCATCTTAGACGACCGTCATAGATGCTAAAAACAAAAATCCCGCCTGTGTTGCCTGAAGCGGGATTTTCAAATTGGGTTCCCTTGCTGTGGCAGGGCAGGGAACGTATTCGATCTATATCGCGTGTTGGCCTGTTTGTGGCTGTAGCTGATAAATCCAGGCTGTAACCTGCCGGCCTTCCTCCGTGGTAACCACAACCTCAACGCGATCGTAGCCCTCTTCAAATTCATCCAGCATCGGCCAGTGTGCTTCAAGGTTAGCGGACAAGAACAGGTAACCGCTGACGCGCGACCCGTGCTCATCCAGCACGATCCCCGGAAAATCCGCGGCGGCCCCCCAGCCACGCTCATAAAACGTGCCTGTTACATAACCCGGCAACCATTCTCCACCGATGTTCTCCAGAATATAGGCATTCCCGTGACCCGGACGCAGCGTACCGTAGACAAACAAGCGTTCCATTTTTCCTCATCAATCAAAACAGTGAATCCTCAAAGGGCGAAGAGAAATACTCACGTTAGGGCTTAATAAAACGGTTCGCAACAGGTTCTTCAGCGTCGTTAAAGACATATTTCCGAAAACATCGTATTCCCCTACATTTTGCATGCCTTTATCAATGTAAATGCCTGAGTCGCAGGGGTAAGATTGGTGGAGAAGATCAGAGGTTGTAGCAGAGCGCCTACCATTCTAGCGGTATTGGCAACCATTCTGATTTGGCAAGGACACACTTAAAGCGTCGTTAAATGTTTGTCAACTTAACTGAGAATATCAATGAAAACGAATAATAATATTGACGTCTTGGCTTCAAACATTGCCATCATGGAGCCTTCTAATGGGCTTGAAAAGAAGCTTGAGCTGGCTAAAAAAGAGAATCGCAAACTTATCATTAAGCTTGGGTTCGACCCTACTGCACCCGATCTTCATCTCGGGCATGCTGTGGTATTACGCAAATTAAAGCAGTTTCAGGATGCCGGTCACGATATCGTCATTATCATTGGCGACTTTACCGCCTCTATTGGCGATCCGACAGGCCGTAACAAGCTGCGTCCACCATTGAGTGAAAAACAAATCGCTCTTAATAGTCAG
Proteins encoded in this region:
- the dgcJ gene encoding diguanylate cyclase DgcJ, producing MSRKKYISAVVFIVACTTSLFTALLFHELRNLQSYMGYVAENGKSALFHEESINQSIATQLSRAFFSRIYPDNHSDTELAEICQHVETEGSISGFNLVTKTMKNLEGTFQTLNTSCEEWGRDIGALSVIHRTENDVLPKYSFSNYTHYAFRNIRYYIDLSHNYIYINRLVDTRNYTFNNWLVRNGSGINIARSAHTITIDDNALDDLIRGENIVSHIYQDGYTRNNIISMLTPVFLSDKVKGILITDININDLAISFKTVDRPLLWRFLSLYVTDNATGANIIFHKPSIKSFDLINHKDSITQYYTLHVKLDAIYVIIANIWLLLLYTLVTWILCRYASKQLKKQESLSRDNVTDAMTGLYNRKVITPELDKKIRTLVDRNIPVTVIAIDSDGLKRINDSLGHHMGDKAIQYLGLALGNAIRKSDYGIRLGGDEFCLILIDYSLTKSRDVIARAQEHLLTIDKEKLVAFSWGAHQLHPSDTLEVAMLKADELLYQHKRSKYEERK
- a CDS encoding methionine synthase, which encodes MKILLPTSTAGSLPKPSWLAQPETLWSPWKLQGEELVEGKQDALRLSLADQLQAGIDIVSDGEQTRQHFVTTFIEHLSGVDFEKREIVKIRNRYDASVPTVIGAVVRQKPVFVEDAKFLRQHTTQPIKWALPGPMTMIDTLYDSHYKSREKLAWEFATILNQEAKELEAAGVDIIQFDEPAFNVFFDEVNDWGIAALERAVEGLKCETAVHICYGYGIKANTDWKKTLGSEWRQYEEIFPKLQKSAIDIISLECQNSRVPMDLIELIRGKKVMVGAIDVATNTIETPEEVADTLRKALQFVDADKLYPSTNCGMAPLSRRVARGKLNALSAGAEIVRRELLAK
- a CDS encoding DUF1852 domain-containing protein — translated: MNKNFTFTIKNTRFDENYNPSENTRITTNFANLARGKNRQENLRNALTMIDNRFNSLAHWDNPKSDRYAVELDIISVEIDIEGNGNTFPVIEILKTNVVDKKTNTRIEGIVGNNFSSYVRDYDFSVLLSDHNKSNPGFSTPDNFGDLHGNIFKCFVNSKSYKETFSKAPVICLSVSSKNTYHRTGNQHPVLGIEYQQDEYSLTDQYFHKMGLQARYFMPPNSVAPLAFYFSGDLLSDYTNLELISTISTMETFQKIYRPEIYNANSPAGQCYQPSLNHQDHSFTQIVYDREERSLLAIEQGKFTEKNFIKPYHAILEQWSANYVL
- a CDS encoding YmjA family protein; its protein translation is MNNEIPLKFYDITDEYSTESEKPVSESERDAVARYFQLLITRLMNNEEISEEAQQEMASEAGIDAHRIDEIATFLNQWGNE
- a CDS encoding gamma-glutamylcyclotransferase family protein, translated to MERLFVYGTLRPGHGNAYILENIGGEWLPGYVTGTFYERGWGAAADFPGIVLDEHGSRVSGYLFLSANLEAHWPMLDEFEEGYDRVEVVVTTEEGRQVTAWIYQLQPQTGQHAI